CTACGGCCGCATCATCAACATCTCCTCCATCTCCGGCCAGATCGGCAACGCCGGCCAGACCAACTACTCCGCCTCCAAGGCCGGCCAGATCGGCTTCACCAAGGCGCTCGCCCGTGAGGTCGCCGCCCGCAACATCACCGTCAACGCCGTAGCCGCGGGCTACGTGGAAACTGAAATTTGGGAAGGTGTGCCCGAGGAAGCGCGCACCGGCCTGCTCAACATGATCCCGCTCGCCCGCAAGGGGGAGACGCAAGACATTGCCAACGCGGTCGCCTTCCTCGCCTCCGATGAAGCCAGCTACATCACCGGCCAGACCCTGGCGGTGGATGGCGGCATGGCGATGGCCTAAACATGAGCAGCTCCTTACGTTCCCCCGGCCTCACCACGGTAGCGCCCGATGTGCTGTTGGCCATCGCCCGCCTGACCGCGCTGCAAGTGGATGGCGTGTACGCCATGGCGCGCGCCCCGCGCCGCAGCAAGGATGAGCACACCACCGAAGGGGTGCTGGCCAGCATCTTTAGCGATGAAATTGACCTGGACCTTTACCTGGTGCTGCACAAAGACGTGAATCTGCGCCAGGTGGCCCGCGCCGTGCAAGATGAAGTGCACCGCGCCATCACGGAGATGGTGGGCATGTCGCCCGGCCACATCAACGTGCATATCGAAGACATTCACTACCCCGAAGCCTAGCGATGAAACCGCGCACTCGGGCGCGCAGCCTGGCCCTACAGGCGCTTTACGAACTCGACCTGACGGCCCACCCGCAAGGCACCGTGTTCGAGGGACGCGCTGCCGAATATGCCCTGGAAGGTGAGCTGGAGGATTTCGCCCGCCGCCTGGTACTCGGCGTCTTGCCCATCCGCAAAGAGCTTGACCACTACATTGCTCAGCACGCCCCGGAATGGCCGATCGACCAGATCTCGGTGATTGACCGCAACCTGATCCGCATGGCCACCTGGGAATTCGCCGTGAGCGGCGAGACCCCGGTCAAAGTAGCCATCAACGAAGCGGTGGAGCTGGCCAAGCGTTACGGCTCAGACAGCTCGCCGCGCTTCGTCAACGGTGTGCTCGGCAGCCTGGCCGAGCGCAGCGAAGAAATTAAGCAAGCCCTGGGACAAGTTGATCCAAAGTAGGGCATGATTGTTGCATGCAATTTCTCGGTATCAGCCCCACTGAGCTTTTCTTTGTAGCCATCATCCTCTTTCTGGTGCTCGGCCCGCAAGACCTGGTGAAGCTGGGCGCGCGCCTGGGGCGCACCATTCGCACCGTGCGCCAATCGGGCGCCTGGCATACCTTCACCGAGGCCACACGCCAACTGCGCGAGCTGCCGCAAACGCTGGCACGCCAAGCCGG
The DNA window shown above is from Anaerolineales bacterium and carries:
- a CDS encoding twin-arginine translocase TatA/TatE family subunit; its protein translation is MQFLGISPTELFFVAIILFLVLGPQDLVKLGARLGRTIRTVRQSGAWHTFTEATRQLRELPQTLARQAGVDELEMMGREIGSELKQQRQKIEELDRQFVAWTRNPTPSQPPAPTPPDPDAAAGPGNDPGEGA
- the nusB gene encoding transcription antitermination factor NusB; this encodes MKPRTRARSLALQALYELDLTAHPQGTVFEGRAAEYALEGELEDFARRLVLGVLPIRKELDHYIAQHAPEWPIDQISVIDRNLIRMATWEFAVSGETPVKVAINEAVELAKRYGSDSSPRFVNGVLGSLAERSEEIKQALGQVDPK
- a CDS encoding Asp23/Gls24 family envelope stress response protein, whose protein sequence is MSSSLRSPGLTTVAPDVLLAIARLTALQVDGVYAMARAPRRSKDEHTTEGVLASIFSDEIDLDLYLVLHKDVNLRQVARAVQDEVHRAITEMVGMSPGHINVHIEDIHYPEA